A genomic stretch from Methanobrevibacter sp. includes:
- a CDS encoding Lrp/AsnC family transcriptional regulator, which translates to MVKTKDNVIKLDDTDINILKIINEDVRTSYRQISRSLDVSVGTVHNRIDKMVKSGVIKKFSPVIDHEKLGFVLTTIIGVRVKGGKLKNWEEKTFFNKNVVGIYDVTGEYDAFLIAKFRNTNELNSFIKELLKDPIIERTYTQTVLDVIKEDMGSSNIL; encoded by the coding sequence ATGGTAAAAACTAAAGATAATGTTATCAAACTAGATGACACCGATATCAACATCCTTAAAATTATCAATGAGGACGTGAGAACATCCTATAGGCAAATTTCACGAAGTTTAGACGTGTCTGTAGGTACTGTACACAACCGTATTGACAAAATGGTTAAATCAGGAGTAATCAAAAAGTTTTCCCCTGTAATTGACCACGAAAAACTCGGATTTGTTTTAACTACAATTATTGGAGTTAGAGTAAAAGGTGGAAAACTCAAAAATTGGGAAGAAAAAACATTCTTCAATAAAAACGTTGTTGGAATTTACGACGTTACCGGCGAATATGACGCATTTTTAATTGCTAAATTCAGAAATACCAATGAATTAAATTCATTCATTAAAGAACTATTAAAAGACCCAATTATAGAAAGAACCTACACCCAAACCGTTTTAGATGTTATTAAAGAAGACATGGGATCTTCAAACATCTTATAA
- a CDS encoding tRNA (guanine(10)-N(2))-dimethyltransferase has protein sequence MDEYKIKTIEEGLTKIEFPEFDKVSSDAPVFYNPNMELNRDLSILAIQVFQRQEQREINICDLFGGSGIRGIRYKNEIEGVGNVSINDISETANFYEKHNIELNNLEDIEVFQHDASMFLRMKRGEFDVIDIDPFGTPSPFLDSAGYCARRNSLLCVTATDTSALCGTYKEPCIRKYNAKPYKSEYCHETGIRILAGFVALTLAKYGKYIEVKLSHSTEHYMRLYLYVKKGPKKTDECLKNIGYISHCKHCLHRQTSKGIAGPIDEICPVCGEKLIHAGPLWLGNLQDGEFIENMIKEIDNKKINSEKKALKLLNSCLEEADAPATFYEIHKLCKSLTISAPKLDLIFDEIKKEGFLAIKTHFNPLGIKSDATISDIKNILLKLCK, from the coding sequence ATGGATGAATATAAAATAAAAACTATTGAAGAAGGATTAACAAAAATCGAATTTCCAGAATTTGATAAAGTTTCATCTGACGCACCAGTATTTTACAACCCCAATATGGAATTAAACAGAGATTTATCAATACTTGCAATACAGGTATTTCAAAGACAAGAGCAAAGAGAAATAAATATCTGCGACCTATTTGGAGGAAGTGGAATTCGGGGAATTCGTTATAAAAATGAAATTGAAGGTGTTGGAAACGTTTCAATAAACGATATTAGTGAAACTGCAAATTTTTATGAAAAACATAACATTGAATTAAACAATTTGGAAGATATTGAAGTTTTCCAACATGATGCAAGCATGTTTTTAAGGATGAAAAGAGGGGAATTCGATGTTATAGATATTGATCCATTTGGAACACCATCACCCTTTTTAGATTCAGCAGGATACTGTGCCCGTAGAAATTCATTGTTATGCGTAACTGCTACAGATACTTCTGCACTCTGCGGAACATATAAAGAGCCCTGCATACGCAAATACAATGCAAAACCATATAAAAGTGAATATTGTCACGAAACAGGCATTAGAATCCTAGCAGGATTTGTTGCATTAACTCTTGCAAAATACGGAAAATACATTGAAGTGAAGCTATCACACAGCACCGAACATTATATGAGGTTATATTTATATGTCAAAAAAGGTCCGAAAAAAACTGATGAATGTTTAAAAAATATTGGATACATTAGCCATTGTAAACATTGTCTCCACAGACAAACAAGCAAAGGAATTGCCGGACCAATTGATGAAATCTGTCCAGTATGTGGTGAAAAATTAATTCATGCAGGACCGTTATGGTTAGGAAACCTTCAAGATGGAGAATTTATTGAAAACATGATTAAAGAGATTGACAATAAAAAGATCAATAGTGAAAAGAAAGCATTGAAACTTTTAAACAGTTGCCTTGAAGAAGCTGATGCTCCAGCAACATTTTATGAAATCCACAAACTATGCAAATCATTAACCATTAGTGCTCCTAAATTAGATTTAATATTTGATGAAATTAAAAAAGAAGGATTTTTAGCCATCAAAACACATTTTAATCCATTAGGAATCAAAAGTGATGCAACGATTTCAGATATAAAAAATATTTTACTTAAATTATGTAAATAA
- a CDS encoding DegT/DnrJ/EryC1/StrS aminotransferase family protein, which yields MSDIKVPIAKPIIGDEEIENVVEVLKSGMIAQGPKVEEFEQRFADWVGAEYGIAVNSGTAALHTALLSCGIGEGDEVITTPFTFIASGNSIVYTGAKPIFADIDLKTYTIDPDSIEKLISENTKAILPVQLYGQAANMDRINEIAEKYGLIVIEDAAQAHGATSNGGKVGSLGDMSCFSFYPTKNMTTSEGGIITTDDEELAENARVFRAHGASIRYHHDEIGYNFRMTDIAAAIGLAQLDKIDGFNDKRIENADYLNNGLKDVDGVITPYCADGSKHVYHQYTIRVEKGDRDDWVDIINDCGVGTGIHYPIPLYNQPVYKSLEIEGNCPNAELAADNVISLPVHPSLTKEDLDLVIEAVKTASNQIE from the coding sequence GTGTCAGATATAAAAGTTCCGATTGCTAAACCTATAATTGGAGATGAAGAAATAGAAAATGTAGTTGAAGTGCTAAAATCAGGTATGATTGCTCAAGGTCCAAAAGTGGAAGAGTTTGAACAACGTTTTGCTGATTGGGTAGGTGCAGAGTACGGTATTGCTGTGAACTCAGGAACTGCTGCATTGCATACTGCACTGCTTTCCTGTGGAATTGGCGAGGGCGATGAAGTCATTACAACTCCATTTACATTTATTGCAAGCGGAAATTCAATTGTATACACTGGTGCTAAACCTATTTTTGCAGATATCGATTTAAAAACTTACACTATTGATCCGGATTCAATTGAAAAATTGATTTCAGAAAATACTAAAGCAATTTTACCTGTTCAGTTATATGGTCAGGCTGCAAATATGGATAGAATTAATGAAATTGCTGAAAAATATGGGTTAATTGTTATTGAAGATGCAGCTCAAGCTCATGGAGCAACATCCAATGGTGGTAAAGTAGGAAGCTTAGGAGACATGTCCTGTTTTAGTTTTTACCCAACAAAAAACATGACAACTTCTGAAGGTGGAATAATCACAACCGATGATGAAGAACTGGCTGAAAATGCCAGAGTATTTAGGGCACATGGAGCCAGTATCAGATATCACCATGATGAAATCGGATACAATTTTAGAATGACCGATATCGCAGCGGCAATAGGTCTTGCACAATTAGATAAAATTGATGGTTTCAATGATAAAAGAATTGAAAATGCAGATTATCTAAACAATGGATTAAAAGATGTTGATGGCGTAATCACTCCTTACTGCGCTGATGGATCAAAACATGTTTATCATCAATACACAATTAGAGTTGAAAAAGGAGACCGTGATGATTGGGTTGATATCATAAACGATTGCGGTGTGGGAACAGGTATTCATTATCCAATTCCACTGTATAATCAACCTGTTTACAAATCATTAGAAATTGAAGGAAATTGTCCTAATGCAGAACTCGCTGCAGATAATGTTATTTCACTTCCAGTTCATCCGTCACTTACCAAAGAAGATTTGGACTTAGTTATTGAAGCAGTCAAAACAGCTTCAAATCAAATAGAATAA
- a CDS encoding MTH1187 family thiamine-binding protein: protein MITCDFAILPVGTETTECKDYVTAAVQSIKDSGLSYQLTGMGTQIEAENLEELYSAIAAAQEAIFELGIGRVYTVIKVDDRRDLENRTLDAKVDTVNQMLK from the coding sequence ATGATTACATGTGATTTTGCAATATTACCTGTTGGAACTGAAACTACCGAATGTAAAGACTATGTAACCGCTGCAGTTCAATCCATTAAGGATTCAGGATTAAGTTACCAATTAACAGGAATGGGAACACAAATAGAAGCTGAAAATCTAGAAGAATTATATTCTGCAATAGCTGCCGCACAAGAGGCAATTTTTGAACTTGGAATAGGTAGGGTTTATACTGTGATAAAAGTTGATGACCGAAGAGATCTAGAAAATAGGACTTTAGATGCAAAAGTAGATACAGTTAATCAAATGCTTAAATAA
- a CDS encoding TIGR00269 family protein has translation MVKLNKDEFNKKIFTRINNLISDYQLVKENELIAVALSGGKDSVLTLHALKNYQNYVDFDLVAISVDEGIEGYRQHGIDSAVQNAKDLGVELVQKSFKDDEGFCLDDVYQDFKSACIPCGVFRRNILNKTAYELGAVKIATGHNLDDEIQSFLMSFARGDTIKFSKFGPELDVIHPKLVPRIKPLWNTPEKEVGMWTVLNDINIHLDECPYSHLSLRAKIKEFLNVNEDKYPGIKNNVMESFQKILTFENDIVTSLNECEVCGEPTSSKVCKACELKDLISQNCEGHIHDE, from the coding sequence ATGGTAAAATTAAACAAAGATGAATTTAATAAAAAGATTTTTACAAGAATCAATAATCTTATCTCTGATTATCAATTAGTTAAGGAAAATGAGCTTATAGCCGTTGCATTGTCCGGGGGTAAGGATAGTGTGTTAACATTGCATGCGCTAAAAAATTATCAAAATTATGTGGATTTTGATTTGGTGGCTATCAGTGTTGATGAAGGTATTGAAGGTTATAGGCAGCACGGCATCGATTCCGCTGTTCAAAATGCAAAAGACTTGGGTGTTGAACTTGTTCAAAAATCCTTTAAAGATGATGAGGGATTCTGTTTAGATGATGTCTATCAAGATTTTAAAAGCGCTTGCATTCCATGTGGTGTTTTCAGAAGAAATATTTTAAATAAAACAGCTTATGAATTGGGTGCAGTTAAAATTGCAACTGGACACAATCTGGATGATGAAATTCAATCATTTTTAATGAGTTTTGCAAGGGGAGATACAATTAAATTTTCAAAATTTGGTCCTGAACTTGATGTAATTCATCCCAAGTTAGTTCCAAGAATTAAACCACTGTGGAATACTCCCGAAAAGGAAGTTGGAATGTGGACTGTATTAAACGACATTAATATTCATCTTGATGAATGTCCATATTCTCATTTGTCATTGAGAGCTAAAATTAAAGAGTTTTTAAATGTTAATGAGGATAAATATCCTGGAATAAAAAATAATGTGATGGAATCATTCCAAAAGATATTGACTTTTGAAAATGATATTGTCACAAGCCTTAATGAATGTGAAGTTTGCGGTGAGCCTACTTCATCAAAGGTTTGCAAGGCCTGTGAGTTAAAAGATTTAATTTCTCAAAATTGCGAAGGCCATATACACGATGAATAA
- a CDS encoding calcium/sodium antiporter gives MDASIIIQVVLLIIGFVFLIKGSDFFVDGASSIASLLKIPTIIVGLTIVAFGTSAPEAAVSITSSLTGNNAMAVSNVIGSNLFNILMVIGVSALLGDLLMEKSVLNKDLPFLVAITILFAAFILIGWNITNIEGIILLIILIAYVLYLIRSSKKSANANKVEKAKLSLPKSIIFIVVGLAGIILGGDLVVNSASDIAMALGMSETLVGLTIVAIGTSLPELVTSLTALKKGENQLVIGNVIGSNIFNILFVLGASSAISAIPLDSSLLIDVVFMLAVTILCFIFGKTQEKYDKKEGIILVALFIVYMAFAILRN, from the coding sequence ATGGACGCTTCGATAATAATCCAAGTAGTGTTATTAATCATAGGATTTGTATTTTTAATTAAAGGGTCTGACTTTTTTGTTGATGGTGCAAGCAGTATTGCATCCCTTTTAAAAATTCCTACCATAATTGTTGGTTTAACAATTGTTGCATTTGGAACAAGTGCCCCTGAAGCCGCTGTTTCAATCACATCTTCATTAACCGGAAATAATGCAATGGCAGTAAGTAACGTAATTGGAAGTAACTTATTTAACATTTTAATGGTTATTGGAGTTTCAGCATTACTCGGCGATTTATTAATGGAAAAAAGTGTTTTGAATAAAGATTTGCCTTTTTTAGTTGCAATAACAATATTATTTGCAGCATTTATATTGATTGGATGGAATATTACAAACATCGAAGGTATAATTCTGTTAATTATTTTAATAGCATACGTATTATACCTCATTCGTTCATCTAAAAAATCAGCTAATGCAAATAAAGTTGAAAAAGCAAAATTATCTCTTCCAAAAAGTATAATTTTCATAGTTGTCGGACTTGCTGGAATCATACTCGGTGGAGATTTGGTTGTAAATAGTGCATCAGATATAGCAATGGCACTTGGAATGAGTGAAACATTGGTAGGTTTAACCATTGTAGCAATAGGTACCTCTTTACCAGAACTTGTAACTTCACTTACTGCTTTAAAGAAAGGAGAAAATCAGTTAGTTATAGGTAATGTTATTGGATCAAACATCTTTAACATATTATTCGTATTGGGTGCAAGCAGTGCAATTAGTGCAATACCATTGGACTCAAGTTTGTTAATTGATGTAGTATTTATGCTTGCAGTAACAATATTATGTTTCATATTCGGAAAAACACAAGAAAAATATGATAAGAAAGAAGGAATTATACTTGTTGCATTATTCATCGTGTATATGGCCTTCGCAATTTTGAGAAATTAA
- a CDS encoding hemolysin family protein encodes MIGTTLEIIIILILIIFTGYLSMAELAVVSIRKAKMQKYLDEGNKNAQIVFDLLEDPNEFLSTVQIGISLIGVLTGAFGGVTLAEPLSKLISFVPYSEPISVAIVVIVTTYLTLVVGEIVPKVIALNEPEKVSLKVAKSMVILSKVCKPVSFILAKSSSFLLWVLRIENKNDDLVTEEEIELMIREGREDGTIEKEEEDIIKRVFKLDDQKVESIMTPRNEIIWIDLEDEREINKIKIIESKRSIFPIAKGELDDFIGVVQAKDILSVLFSDEKFDVHKIVKEPLVVSEHMETLELLREFKENQGYVHMSLVVDEFGCVEGLITLNDLLEGIVGDIPGIDEEDEPQAIQRDDGTWLIDGRYNIDEFKKLFDFKGNLPDEEEDNYTTLAGFILSISGKIPDEEDKYECGRFIFEIVDIDGHQIDKVLVTDLGPQEEFLEE; translated from the coding sequence ATGATTGGAACGACACTCGAGATAATTATAATATTAATTTTAATAATATTTACAGGATACCTGTCAATGGCCGAACTGGCTGTTGTATCCATAAGAAAAGCAAAAATGCAAAAATACTTAGACGAAGGAAATAAAAATGCACAAATTGTTTTTGATTTATTAGAAGACCCTAATGAATTTTTATCCACAGTTCAAATTGGAATATCCTTAATTGGTGTTTTAACTGGGGCTTTTGGAGGAGTAACTTTAGCAGAACCCCTTTCCAAATTAATTTCTTTTGTACCTTACAGCGAACCGATAAGTGTAGCAATCGTTGTTATCGTTACAACTTATTTGACATTAGTTGTGGGAGAAATCGTGCCAAAAGTAATTGCTTTAAATGAACCGGAAAAAGTTTCTCTTAAAGTTGCAAAAAGTATGGTGATTCTTTCAAAAGTTTGTAAACCAGTCAGTTTCATTCTCGCAAAATCAAGTAGTTTTCTTTTATGGGTGCTGAGAATTGAAAACAAAAACGATGATTTGGTTACTGAAGAAGAAATCGAATTGATGATTAGAGAAGGAAGAGAAGACGGAACTATTGAAAAAGAAGAAGAAGACATTATCAAAAGGGTTTTCAAACTAGATGATCAAAAAGTCGAAAGTATAATGACCCCTCGTAACGAAATCATCTGGATTGATTTGGAAGATGAAAGAGAAATCAACAAAATAAAAATCATTGAAAGTAAAAGATCAATCTTCCCAATAGCTAAAGGAGAATTAGATGATTTCATAGGAGTTGTCCAAGCAAAGGACATTCTTTCAGTACTGTTTAGTGATGAAAAATTTGATGTGCATAAAATTGTAAAAGAACCTTTGGTTGTCTCTGAACATATGGAAACATTAGAATTATTAAGAGAATTCAAAGAAAATCAAGGATATGTTCACATGTCTCTCGTTGTGGATGAATTCGGATGTGTTGAAGGATTAATTACTTTAAACGATTTACTTGAAGGAATTGTAGGAGACATTCCAGGCATAGATGAGGAAGATGAACCTCAAGCAATCCAAAGGGATGACGGAACCTGGCTAATTGACGGCAGATACAATATTGATGAATTTAAAAAGTTATTTGATTTTAAAGGAAATCTGCCTGATGAAGAGGAAGACAACTACACCACTTTAGCAGGATTTATATTAAGTATAAGTGGTAAAATCCCTGATGAAGAAGACAAATATGAATGTGGAAGATTCATTTTTGAAATCGTGGATATTGACGGTCACCAAATTGATAAGGTTCTTGTTACAGACTTAGGACCTCAAGAAGAATTTTTGGAGGAATAA
- a CDS encoding DUF1922 domain-containing protein, with protein MYLIFRCDCGRVLYAKKGVATRKCVCGKTLKVKSRRIFKRVETREDASYAVQQMQDEIYGNTDFKRASEL; from the coding sequence ATGTATCTTATATTTCGATGCGACTGCGGTCGTGTATTGTATGCAAAAAAAGGAGTGGCAACTCGTAAATGTGTTTGTGGAAAAACACTGAAAGTCAAATCAAGAAGAATATTTAAACGAGTTGAGACCAGAGAAGATGCATCCTATGCCGTCCAGCAAATGCAAGATGAGATATATGGAAACACTGACTTTAAACGAGCCAGTGAATTATAA
- a CDS encoding TraB/GumN family protein, protein MFLLKRECLTIIGTAHVSSDSVDEVKDAIYEQHPEVVAIELDRGRYIRLKNEMAGIVEDDKISVTQIIKDNKVGLFFTTTLLSYFQSKIGEDVDVKPGSEMVGAIEACEDLQIPIALIDRDISTTLQRALNKMGFMEKAKFMFGLLASVLGFGDEEDVDIEELKNPENLDDLMEMFKDEAPSVHEVLVHERDAYLAGKILQIPQDHVIAVVGAGHRPGIERYLDNPETLPPLSELEKIEGKKGIPWLKIILALIPIMFVVIFFLAYINGINIVGNFYDFIIISMIMGFLGSILSGSKIQSAIVGGVVAPLTIIHPLLAAGWFSGLTEAKYRKVRQSDIKNLAKIEGFRDLWNNNIFRILLVVVGTNLGVSIATLVILPSQVFMPLIFKLFGA, encoded by the coding sequence GTGTTTTTATTGAAAAGAGAATGTTTAACTATAATAGGTACTGCACATGTATCATCAGACAGTGTTGATGAAGTTAAGGATGCTATTTATGAACAACACCCGGAAGTAGTAGCTATTGAACTGGATAGAGGACGATACATACGCCTTAAAAACGAAATGGCAGGAATTGTAGAAGACGATAAAATTTCAGTTACACAGATAATTAAAGACAATAAAGTAGGATTATTTTTCACAACAACACTTCTTAGTTACTTCCAATCCAAAATTGGAGAAGATGTTGATGTAAAGCCGGGCTCTGAAATGGTGGGAGCTATCGAAGCATGCGAAGACTTACAGATTCCAATTGCACTTATAGACAGAGACATATCCACCACATTGCAAAGAGCATTAAACAAAATGGGCTTTATGGAAAAAGCTAAATTCATGTTTGGATTGCTGGCTTCAGTTTTAGGATTTGGTGATGAAGAAGATGTGGACATTGAAGAGTTAAAAAATCCCGAAAATCTTGACGATTTAATGGAAATGTTTAAAGACGAAGCCCCAAGCGTCCATGAAGTATTAGTTCATGAAAGAGACGCTTATCTTGCAGGAAAAATACTTCAAATACCCCAAGATCATGTAATTGCTGTTGTGGGTGCAGGTCACAGGCCAGGAATTGAAAGATACTTGGATAATCCTGAAACATTACCTCCACTAAGCGAATTGGAAAAAATTGAAGGAAAAAAAGGAATTCCATGGCTTAAAATTATTTTGGCTTTAATTCCGATAATGTTTGTGGTGATATTTTTTCTGGCATATATTAATGGGATAAATATTGTCGGAAACTTCTATGACTTTATTATCATCAGTATGATAATGGGATTCCTAGGGTCAATACTTTCAGGTTCAAAAATTCAATCTGCAATTGTTGGAGGAGTAGTTGCACCATTAACCATTATCCACCCATTGCTTGCTGCAGGATGGTTTTCAGGACTGACCGAAGCAAAATACAGGAAAGTAAGGCAAAGTGACATAAAGAATTTAGCTAAAATCGAAGGATTTAGAGATTTATGGAACAATAACATATTCAGGATACTTTTAGTGGTTGTTGGAACTAATTTAGGCGTCAGCATAGCTACTTTAGTAATTTTACCGTCACAGGTTTTCATGCCGTTAATCTTTAAATTATTTGGTGCATAG
- the comB gene encoding 2-phosphosulfolactate phosphatase: protein MKVTLSLETTVSEDISIMVDALRASTTITLALNNFEKIVPCFTPEQAFNLKKELGGVLAGERNGMKIEGFDIGNSPILAEEYESDENTMILTTSNGTRILENMNSTVLVGSLVNAKSVGEKSVKMSKNHIDVVMAGVKGEFALEDFLASGEILYWICENLEEYELNDIAKAAIMASRDEEYVKKGFHNSRSGKRLTSLGYVQDIDCCCKKNITDNVALYSNNQLTLIKD, encoded by the coding sequence ATGAAGGTCACATTAAGTTTAGAGACAACTGTCAGTGAAGACATTTCCATAATGGTTGATGCACTCAGGGCAAGTACAACAATAACATTGGCACTTAACAATTTTGAAAAAATCGTACCATGTTTCACACCAGAACAGGCTTTTAATCTAAAAAAAGAATTAGGTGGTGTTTTGGCCGGAGAAAGAAACGGCATGAAAATTGAAGGCTTTGATATTGGAAACTCCCCGATACTTGCCGAGGAATATGAAAGTGATGAAAACACCATGATTTTAACAACAAGCAACGGCACTAGAATTTTAGAAAATATGAATTCTACAGTTCTTGTGGGATCACTTGTAAACGCAAAATCCGTTGGTGAAAAATCCGTAAAAATGTCTAAAAATCATATTGATGTGGTCATGGCTGGTGTAAAAGGAGAATTTGCCCTTGAAGATTTTTTGGCATCCGGTGAAATTCTCTATTGGATTTGTGAAAATTTAGAGGAATATGAACTAAACGACATTGCAAAAGCGGCAATAATGGCCAGCAGAGACGAGGAATATGTAAAAAAAGGATTTCATAATTCCCGCTCTGGAAAACGCCTGACTTCATTAGGATATGTGCAGGATATCGATTGCTGCTGTAAAAAAAATATTACTGATAATGTGGCTTTGTATTCAAATAACCAATTAACCTTAATTAAAGATTAA
- a CDS encoding methanogenesis marker 7 protein, translating into MYETLIFTGGVHKSEEIKELIEDLGGFILQDSIQQMELVLNMAVPLEDVDKIEKKSSELLGKISVAPMAGSEIAIVSPTLARHHLPHAACDISEYLREFGAKDNMIGLARGDGKGTAGITEEEKSLIEEHDIAIFALGSFENCIKEKAFLYDTIDIPVIVTGSPYMSSDELPGADAYVGGLGRIPRRLRRGPDIRALDNLVETIEQILNDKKREMALDPPLVPSIVVKNAIENQVKEIKDVISPTPVTSQLDGVRVKLNYDKYADVIGNVIIDGKKLSELAEIKKSFMYDYILVKINSESSLVEDSN; encoded by the coding sequence ATGTATGAAACATTAATATTTACTGGCGGAGTTCACAAAAGTGAAGAGATTAAAGAGTTAATTGAAGATTTGGGAGGTTTTATTCTCCAGGACAGCATTCAACAAATGGAATTAGTTTTAAATATGGCTGTTCCACTGGAAGATGTTGATAAAATTGAAAAGAAATCTTCTGAATTATTAGGTAAAATATCTGTTGCTCCTATGGCCGGTTCTGAAATAGCTATTGTTTCACCAACTCTTGCAAGACACCATTTGCCTCATGCGGCATGCGATATTTCCGAATATCTGCGTGAATTCGGTGCAAAAGATAACATGATTGGTCTTGCAAGGGGAGATGGTAAAGGTACAGCAGGTATCACTGAAGAAGAAAAAAGTTTAATAGAAGAACATGACATAGCTATTTTTGCATTAGGCAGTTTTGAAAATTGCATTAAAGAAAAAGCGTTCTTATATGATACTATTGACATACCTGTAATTGTTACCGGATCACCTTACATGTCTTCAGATGAACTTCCAGGCGCAGATGCATATGTCGGAGGTCTCGGCAGGATTCCTAGAAGACTTAGAAGAGGTCCGGATATACGTGCATTAGATAATTTGGTTGAAACTATAGAACAAATATTAAATGACAAAAAACGTGAAATGGCTCTTGACCCACCGTTAGTCCCATCTATTGTTGTAAAAAATGCAATTGAAAATCAAGTTAAAGAAATTAAAGATGTAATTTCTCCGACACCAGTAACTTCACAACTGGATGGTGTTCGTGTAAAACTAAATTATGACAAATATGCAGATGTAATTGGAAATGTCATTATTGACGGCAAAAAACTATCTGAACTTGCTGAGATAAAAAAATCATTCATGTATGATTATATCTTAGTTAAAATTAACAGTGAGAGTTCTCTTGTAGAGGATTCAAACTAA
- the mmp10 gene encoding methyl coenzyme M reductase-arginine methyltransferase Mmp10 (Mmp10 (methanogenesis marker protein 10) is a cobalamin-requiring radical SAM methyltransferase that creates the methylarginine modification to methyl coenzyme M reductase.) gives MQVVADVGGIPGKDCNGFCKYCYFRKVKDIKVFGCAHCLPNKIGCERCSKGVAESQGAFKTPFEVMNQVQSALMMNRGGGEISAYISGGGDISCYPYLESLTANLNQFSIPSILGYTCGKGITDSSTATNLINNGVKEVSFTIFASDPVLRKQWVKDPNPQEALKSCQIFCENIDLTGAAVIIPGVNDGDVLRETCNSLEQWGAKGMLLMRFANTFNEGLILGNEPIIKGIESQPVEEFSELVKQINKEYKFRVSGTPVCDPETGGPFAIASPENEIFLQFIKPITGEATIITSKIAEPYISKIFSKLETGDNVNVVACEKEIACLITKEDLEKLDLSDIKEAVIIPGRSFVHQLDAERILSSDGVERIVGRGPDTLTVDGELSIDMTDENVIERELEQFNDLVDAVNFFGMRIMK, from the coding sequence ATGCAAGTTGTAGCAGATGTTGGAGGAATACCTGGTAAAGATTGTAACGGTTTTTGCAAATACTGTTACTTCAGAAAGGTTAAAGATATTAAAGTATTTGGCTGTGCTCACTGTTTACCTAATAAAATTGGCTGTGAAAGATGTAGTAAAGGAGTAGCTGAATCCCAAGGAGCATTTAAAACCCCATTTGAAGTTATGAATCAGGTTCAAAGTGCTCTGATGATGAATAGGGGAGGCGGTGAAATTTCCGCATATATAAGCGGTGGAGGAGACATAAGCTGTTATCCTTACCTTGAAAGCCTTACTGCTAATTTGAATCAATTTTCAATACCGTCAATATTAGGGTATACATGCGGCAAAGGGATAACTGACAGTTCAACTGCTACAAACTTAATAAATAATGGAGTTAAGGAAGTTTCATTTACTATTTTTGCTTCAGATCCTGTGCTTAGAAAACAATGGGTAAAAGACCCAAATCCACAGGAAGCCCTTAAATCCTGTCAAATATTTTGTGAAAACATTGACCTAACAGGTGCTGCAGTAATAATACCTGGAGTCAATGACGGAGACGTATTACGGGAAACATGCAACTCATTAGAACAATGGGGTGCAAAAGGAATGCTTTTAATGAGATTTGCAAATACATTTAATGAAGGTCTGATATTAGGCAACGAACCAATCATAAAAGGCATTGAATCACAACCTGTTGAAGAGTTTTCCGAGTTGGTTAAACAAATCAATAAAGAATATAAATTCAGAGTAAGCGGAACCCCAGTATGCGATCCTGAAACTGGAGGGCCATTTGCAATCGCCAGTCCTGAAAATGAAATATTTCTACAGTTTATTAAACCTATTACCGGTGAGGCCACAATCATTACATCCAAAATTGCTGAACCTTATATCTCAAAAATATTTTCAAAACTGGAAACCGGAGACAATGTCAATGTTGTTGCCTGTGAAAAGGAAATTGCATGTTTAATTACAAAAGAAGACTTGGAAAAATTGGATTTAAGCGACATAAAAGAAGCAGTAATCATACCTGGACGTTCATTTGTCCATCAATTAGATGCTGAGAGAATTTTAAGCTCAGACGGCGTTGAAAGAATTGTTGGTCGTGGCCCTGACACATTAACAGTTGATGGTGAACTAAGTATTGATATGACTGACGAAAATGTTATAGAAAGAGAGTTAGAACAATTCAACGATTTAGTGGATGCCGTGAATTTCTTTGGAATGAGAATAATGAAATAA